In Halosegnis marinus, one genomic interval encodes:
- the ligA gene encoding NAD-dependent DNA ligase LigA: MTEQTDISSFEDDGSGEADADSDPDPESEPGENPYLSDPDTEFEPVAALDAEAAREQAALLREAVRYHDHRYYVRADPEIGDRAYDALFSRLRELEDAFDLDTDGSPTGRVGGEPVEEFETVEHVAPMRSIDSSGEEAEVREFADRVERAVGEQAFVCEPKFDGVSVEVVYEDGKYERAVTRGDGTEGDDVTRNVRTIASVPERLRGDHPDFLAVRGEVFMPRDAFNAYNRERVERGEEPFANPRNATAGTIRQQDPAVVAERPMDCFFFEALAGADFDTQWERHATLPEWGLQVNDEVERVADIDGAIAYRNAMLDRRDDLDYEIDGVVVKVDDRDACEELGATARAPRWAFAYKFPARTEETTVRDIAVQVGRTGRLTPVALLDPVEVGGVTVSRASLHNPDQIRDLDVNVGDRVSVQRAGDVIPYVDAVVEKDSEGHFAFPDRCPVCDSAVEHDGPLAFCTGGLACDAQLQRAVEHYASRDALDIEGLGEKSVGQLMEAGLLTGLPDLYTLDRDAVAELEGWGETSADKLVAAVEASREPDLADFLVAIGVPEVGPTVARDLARAFGTFEAVRAASREELESVDGIGEVVANEIREFFDSERNEAVIAGLLDHVSPRETEVETGDALAGLTFVFTGSLPGMTRGDAQELVERHGANATSSVSGNTDYLVAGENPGASKTADAEENDVPVLDGAGFRELLADRGVETDGENGG, from the coding sequence ATGACCGAACAGACGGACATCTCGTCGTTCGAGGACGACGGGAGCGGGGAGGCGGACGCCGACTCCGACCCCGACCCGGAGTCGGAGCCGGGAGAGAACCCCTACCTCTCGGACCCGGACACCGAGTTCGAGCCCGTCGCGGCCCTCGACGCCGAGGCGGCCCGCGAGCAGGCCGCCCTGCTCCGGGAGGCCGTCCGCTATCACGACCACCGCTACTACGTCCGCGCGGACCCCGAAATCGGCGACCGGGCGTACGACGCGCTGTTCTCGCGGCTGCGGGAGCTGGAGGACGCCTTCGACCTCGACACCGACGGCTCCCCCACGGGGCGGGTGGGCGGCGAACCCGTCGAGGAGTTCGAGACGGTCGAGCACGTCGCGCCGATGCGCTCCATCGACTCCTCCGGCGAGGAGGCGGAAGTGCGGGAGTTCGCCGACCGCGTCGAGCGGGCGGTGGGCGAGCAGGCGTTCGTCTGCGAGCCGAAGTTCGACGGCGTCTCCGTCGAGGTCGTGTACGAGGACGGCAAGTACGAGCGGGCGGTGACCCGCGGCGACGGCACCGAGGGCGACGACGTGACGCGCAACGTCCGCACCATCGCCTCGGTCCCCGAGCGGCTGCGGGGCGACCACCCCGACTTCCTCGCCGTCCGCGGGGAGGTGTTCATGCCCCGCGACGCGTTCAACGCCTACAACCGCGAGCGCGTCGAGCGCGGCGAGGAGCCGTTCGCCAACCCCCGCAACGCGACGGCCGGTACCATCCGCCAGCAGGACCCGGCCGTGGTCGCGGAGCGCCCGATGGACTGCTTCTTCTTCGAGGCGCTCGCGGGCGCGGACTTCGACACCCAGTGGGAGCGACACGCGACCCTCCCCGAGTGGGGCCTGCAGGTGAACGACGAGGTGGAGCGGGTGGCGGACATCGACGGCGCCATCGCGTACCGGAACGCGATGCTCGACCGGCGCGACGACCTCGACTACGAGATAGACGGCGTCGTCGTCAAGGTGGACGACCGCGACGCCTGCGAGGAGTTGGGCGCGACGGCCCGGGCGCCGCGGTGGGCGTTCGCCTACAAGTTCCCCGCGCGCACCGAGGAGACGACCGTGCGCGACATCGCGGTGCAGGTCGGGCGCACCGGGCGGCTGACGCCCGTCGCGCTGCTCGACCCCGTGGAGGTCGGCGGCGTCACCGTCTCGCGCGCCTCCCTGCACAACCCCGACCAGATACGCGACCTCGACGTGAACGTCGGCGACCGGGTGAGCGTCCAGCGGGCCGGCGACGTGATACCGTACGTGGACGCCGTCGTGGAGAAGGACAGCGAGGGCCACTTCGCGTTCCCGGACCGCTGTCCCGTCTGCGACTCCGCGGTCGAACACGACGGCCCGCTCGCCTTCTGTACCGGGGGGCTGGCCTGCGACGCACAGCTCCAGCGCGCGGTCGAACACTACGCGAGCCGCGACGCGCTCGACATCGAGGGGCTGGGCGAGAAGTCCGTCGGACAGCTGATGGAGGCCGGTCTGTTGACCGGGCTCCCGGACCTCTACACGCTCGACCGCGACGCCGTCGCCGAGTTGGAGGGCTGGGGCGAGACGAGCGCGGACAAGCTCGTGGCCGCCGTCGAGGCGAGCCGAGAGCCGGACCTCGCCGACTTCCTCGTCGCCATCGGCGTCCCGGAGGTCGGACCCACCGTCGCCCGCGACCTCGCGCGGGCGTTCGGCACCTTCGAGGCCGTCCGCGCGGCGAGCAGGGAGGAGCTCGAATCCGTGGACGGTATCGGCGAGGTCGTGGCGAACGAGATACGGGAGTTCTTCGACTCGGAACGCAACGAGGCGGTCATCGCCGGCCTGCTCGACCACGTCAGTCCGCGGGAGACCGAGGTGGAGACGGGCGACGCGCTCGCGGGCCTGACGTTCGTGTTCACCGGGTCGCTGCCGGGGATGACGCGCGGCGACGCACAGGAACTCGTGGAGCGCCACGGCGCGAACGCCACCTCGTCGGTGTCGGGCAACACGGACTACCTCGTCGCGGGCGAGAACCCCGGCGCGAGCAAGACGGCGGACGCGGAGGAGAACGACGTGCCCGTGCTGGACGGGGCGGGGTTCCGCGAGCTACTGGCCGACCGGGGAGTCGAGACGGACGGCGAGAACGGGGGGTAG
- a CDS encoding pyridoxal-phosphate-dependent aminotransferase family protein, with translation MKKSEYADDYPDKTLYLPGPTEVREDVIEAMAEPMFGHRMDRMTDLYTTIVEDTKDFLDTEEDVIVLTASGTEFWEATTLNLVEDRMLVPTSGAFSERQANVAERLGKGVDRIEYEWGEAVKPEDVRAALEERDYDVVGMVMNETSTGVRNPVEAIGDVVAEYPDTLFVVDAISCLGGDRIDIEGHGIDCIFTSTQKAFAMPPGLAVCTVSEAAYDREVAAESASWYGGFQRSLDYYDRKGQTHSTPAIPLMLAYRKQMKHMLEEGHAARDARHREMAEYTRDWAEEHFGLFPEAGYESRTVTCVENTAGIDVAATIDAVSEEYDFVFSNGYGDIGEETFRIGHMGEHTVESVKALTDAIEDVADL, from the coding sequence GTGAAGAAGAGCGAATACGCCGACGACTACCCCGACAAGACCCTCTACCTCCCCGGCCCGACGGAGGTCCGCGAGGACGTCATCGAGGCGATGGCCGAGCCGATGTTCGGCCACCGGATGGACCGGATGACCGACCTCTACACCACCATCGTGGAGGACACCAAGGACTTTCTCGACACCGAGGAGGACGTCATCGTCCTCACGGCCTCCGGGACGGAGTTCTGGGAGGCGACGACGCTGAACCTCGTCGAGGACCGGATGCTCGTTCCCACGAGCGGCGCCTTCTCCGAGCGACAGGCGAACGTCGCCGAACGGCTGGGCAAGGGCGTGGACCGCATCGAGTACGAGTGGGGCGAGGCGGTCAAGCCCGAGGACGTGCGCGCTGCCCTGGAGGAGCGCGACTACGACGTCGTCGGGATGGTCATGAACGAGACCTCGACGGGCGTGCGCAACCCCGTCGAGGCCATCGGCGACGTCGTGGCGGAGTACCCGGACACCCTGTTCGTCGTGGACGCCATCTCCTGTCTCGGCGGCGACCGCATCGACATCGAGGGCCACGGCATCGACTGCATCTTCACCTCGACGCAGAAGGCGTTCGCCATGCCCCCGGGGCTCGCCGTCTGTACGGTGAGCGAGGCGGCCTACGACCGGGAGGTCGCCGCCGAGTCGGCCTCGTGGTACGGCGGCTTCCAGCGGAGCCTCGACTACTACGACCGGAAGGGCCAGACCCACTCGACGCCCGCGATTCCCCTGATGCTCGCCTACCGGAAGCAGATGAAACACATGCTGGAGGAGGGGCACGCGGCGCGGGATGCCCGTCACCGCGAGATGGCCGAGTACACCCGCGACTGGGCCGAGGAGCACTTCGGCCTCTTCCCGGAGGCGGGGTACGAGTCGCGGACGGTCACCTGCGTCGAGAACACCGCCGGTATCGACGTGGCCGCGACCATCGACGCGGTGAGCGAGGAGTACGACTTCGTCTTCTCGAACGGCTACGGCGACATCGGCGAGGAGACGTTCCGCATCGGCCACATGGGCGAACACACCGTCGAGAGCGTGAAGGCGCTCACCGACGCCATCGAGGACGTCGCGGACCTATAG
- a CDS encoding ABC transporter permease: MSAATERAGVGTLVWAVAYKRALLLVRYPANTLASVLGIYLFFAVIFFGGRAAVGGMGGGAGALGGTFDALVVGWFLWTMSTVAYFGLAQGITQESQWGTLEQLYMSPYGFGAVMGARVVALLGESLLWGGSVLVLMLVTTDRALSVDVLTVVPVVVLALLSVVGIGFVFAGAALVYKRIENVTQLMQFVIIGLVAAPVADLPALRYLPLVQGSSMLQQAMGEGTRLWQFPAAEVAVLVAAGVGYCLAGYAVFRVAARRARREGLMGQY; this comes from the coding sequence GTGAGCGCCGCGACCGAGCGGGCGGGCGTCGGGACGCTCGTGTGGGCCGTCGCGTACAAGCGCGCGCTGCTCCTGGTTCGCTACCCGGCGAACACGCTCGCGTCCGTGCTCGGCATCTACCTCTTCTTCGCGGTCATCTTCTTCGGCGGGCGGGCCGCGGTCGGGGGGATGGGCGGCGGGGCGGGCGCGCTCGGCGGGACGTTCGACGCGCTCGTCGTCGGGTGGTTCCTCTGGACGATGTCCACCGTCGCGTACTTCGGGCTGGCGCAGGGCATCACCCAGGAGTCGCAGTGGGGGACGCTCGAACAGCTGTACATGTCGCCGTACGGCTTCGGCGCGGTGATGGGCGCGCGGGTCGTCGCCCTGCTCGGCGAGAGCCTGCTGTGGGGCGGGAGCGTCCTCGTCCTGATGCTCGTCACCACCGACCGGGCGCTCTCGGTCGATGTACTCACCGTCGTCCCGGTCGTCGTCCTCGCGCTGCTCTCCGTCGTGGGAATCGGCTTCGTCTTCGCCGGGGCCGCGCTCGTCTACAAGCGCATCGAGAACGTCACCCAGCTGATGCAGTTCGTCATCATCGGGCTGGTGGCCGCGCCGGTCGCGGACCTCCCCGCCCTGCGGTACCTCCCGCTCGTGCAGGGGTCGTCGATGCTCCAGCAGGCGATGGGCGAGGGGACGCGGCTGTGGCAGTTCCCGGCCGCGGAGGTCGCCGTCCTCGTCGCCGCGGGCGTCGGCTACTGTCTCGCGGGCTACGCCGTCTTCCGGGTCGCCGCGCGGCGCGCGCGCCGGGAGGGGCTGATGGGGCAGTACTGA
- a CDS encoding ABC transporter ATP-binding protein produces the protein MSLHAETERVGERDPPDPADAAVRVDGLTKTYGSGDAAVTAVDDVSFAVEAGTAVGLLGPNGAGKTTAIKSLLGLVIPTHGTAEVAGIDVHADPRAAYRHVGAMLEGARNTYWRLTVRENLRFFAALAGRKPADVRERHDELLARFDLTGKADTPVKELSRGMQQKVSLAATLARDAEVVFLDEPTLGLDVESSRELRRELRRLVEESGMTVVVSSHDMDVIEAVCDRVVIMSDGAIVADERVADLLDLFRTRSYAVTVEGAVPERVRARLRERFDADGFDAVEAGERFTARVVGDGFYELTDTLRDAGLTVADFQTAEPDLEDVFLRVTGRDDA, from the coding sequence ATGTCCCTGCACGCGGAGACCGAGCGCGTCGGCGAGCGCGACCCGCCCGACCCGGCGGACGCCGCGGTCCGGGTCGACGGCCTGACCAAGACGTACGGGAGCGGCGACGCCGCGGTCACGGCCGTCGACGACGTGAGCTTCGCCGTCGAGGCCGGCACCGCCGTCGGCCTGCTCGGGCCGAACGGCGCGGGCAAGACGACGGCCATCAAGTCGCTGCTCGGCCTCGTGATACCGACACACGGCACCGCCGAGGTGGCCGGCATCGACGTCCACGCCGACCCCCGCGCCGCGTACCGCCACGTCGGCGCGATGCTCGAGGGGGCGCGCAACACCTACTGGCGGCTCACGGTGCGGGAGAACCTCCGCTTCTTCGCCGCGCTCGCGGGGCGAAAGCCCGCGGACGTGCGCGAGCGCCACGACGAACTGCTGGCGCGGTTCGACCTCACGGGAAAGGCTGACACGCCGGTCAAGGAGCTCTCGCGGGGGATGCAACAGAAGGTGTCGCTGGCCGCGACGCTGGCGCGCGACGCCGAGGTCGTCTTCCTCGACGAGCCGACGCTGGGGCTCGACGTGGAGTCGTCGCGGGAGCTCCGCCGGGAACTCCGGCGGCTGGTCGAGGAGTCGGGGATGACCGTCGTCGTGTCGAGCCACGACATGGACGTCATCGAGGCCGTCTGCGACCGCGTCGTCATCATGAGCGACGGCGCGATAGTCGCCGACGAGCGGGTCGCCGACCTGCTCGACCTGTTCCGCACGCGGAGCTACGCGGTCACCGTCGAGGGCGCGGTCCCGGAGCGGGTCCGGGCACGCCTGCGCGAGCGGTTCGACGCGGACGGGTTCGACGCCGTCGAGGCGGGCGAGCGGTTCACGGCGCGCGTCGTCGGCGACGGCTTCTACGAACTGACCGACACGCTCCGGGACGCGGGGCTGACGGTGGCGGACTTCCAGACGGCCGAACCCGACCTCGAGGACGTGTTCCTGCGGGTCACCGGGAGGGACGACGCGTGA
- a CDS encoding winged helix-turn-helix domain-containing protein: protein MDDADGLAPTEAFGLLSHEVRFDIVRALAAERRLNWERTGLSFADLRRAVGVDDAGNFSYHLDRLRDRFVVERDGEYVATYAGMEAVGAVLQGTYTERADRAPERIDAACPTCDGAVRAAYEYPMLSVSCPDHGVLFATSVPPGATTGRSLAALDGGTLSAWLDGESRVVRTERR, encoded by the coding sequence ATGGACGACGCGGACGGCCTCGCCCCGACCGAGGCGTTCGGGCTGTTGAGCCACGAGGTCCGGTTCGACATCGTCCGCGCGCTCGCGGCCGAGCGGCGACTGAACTGGGAGCGAACCGGCCTGTCGTTCGCGGACCTGCGCCGCGCCGTCGGGGTGGACGACGCGGGGAACTTCAGCTACCACCTCGACCGCCTCCGCGACCGGTTCGTCGTGGAGCGCGACGGGGAGTACGTGGCGACCTACGCGGGGATGGAGGCCGTCGGCGCCGTGTTACAGGGGACGTACACGGAGCGGGCCGACCGCGCGCCCGAGCGCATCGACGCGGCCTGTCCGACCTGCGACGGGGCGGTCCGCGCCGCCTACGAGTACCCGATGCTCTCGGTGTCGTGTCCCGACCACGGGGTGCTGTTCGCCACGTCGGTGCCGCCGGGGGCGACGACGGGCCGCTCGCTCGCCGCGCTCGACGGCGGGACGCTGTCCGCGTGGCTCGACGGGGAGTCCCGGGTCGTGAGAACGGAGCGGCGCTAG
- a CDS encoding ferritin-like domain-containing protein, with amino-acid sequence MSSQRVTELLRKAYSDEMETVMNYTTNSIVLDGVRAEEIKESLQADIQEELNHAQRLGRRLKVLDEKPPGSAEFTASQHSLQPPEDTTDVLSVIEGVLDAENDAIETYRELIDAAEAADDPVTEDLAVEILGDEESHRMEFRGFRKEYRQD; translated from the coding sequence ATGTCGAGCCAACGCGTCACGGAACTGCTGCGGAAGGCGTACTCCGACGAGATGGAGACGGTGATGAACTACACGACGAACTCCATCGTCCTCGACGGCGTCCGCGCCGAGGAGATCAAGGAGTCGCTGCAGGCCGACATCCAGGAGGAACTGAACCACGCCCAGCGGCTCGGCCGCCGGCTGAAGGTCCTCGACGAGAAGCCCCCGGGCTCCGCCGAGTTCACGGCGAGCCAGCACAGCCTCCAGCCCCCCGAGGACACGACGGACGTGCTCTCGGTCATCGAGGGCGTCCTCGACGCGGAGAACGACGCCATCGAGACGTACCGGGAACTCATCGACGCCGCGGAGGCGGCCGACGACCCGGTGACGGAGGACCTCGCCGTCGAGATACTCGGCGACGAGGAGAGCCACCGCATGGAGTTCCGCGGCTTCCGCAAGGAGTACCGGCAGGACTAG
- a CDS encoding MFS transporter, translating to METQRRDRLALAAVVFTVLFAQVLLYPGVPQLVASLGGSGPLDAGTWFLAAEFAGFVLFAGVWGALSDAAGGRRRFIAIGAVGGGVAYAVLAALPAVPFAAVLAVRFVEGAFTIGAFSLAIATLMDLGGGNGRNMGAAGIAIGLGTGLGAPLGGQLYGLGPRVPLAVAAVLMFVVGVAALRLRDPERAAGGARPGPLDALRTVRERPALGVPFAFGFADRFTAGFFALVGVAYFQSEFGLGPAETGLLLGAFFLPFALLQYPLGALSDRVGRVGPVAAGSFAYGVVIVGVSFAPTPALAAVVMALVGAFGALCAPATLALVNDLADAEGRGTATGGFNVVGSLGFLAGVVGGGLLADRLGYATAFLVAGGAEIALALVLLPALLRIDVERVATFAGED from the coding sequence GTGGAGACGCAACGCCGGGACAGGCTCGCGCTCGCCGCGGTCGTGTTCACGGTGCTGTTCGCGCAGGTACTGCTCTACCCCGGGGTCCCCCAGCTGGTGGCGTCGCTCGGCGGGAGCGGCCCCCTCGACGCCGGGACGTGGTTCCTCGCCGCGGAGTTCGCCGGCTTCGTCCTCTTCGCGGGCGTATGGGGCGCGCTCTCGGACGCCGCGGGCGGTCGCCGCCGCTTCATCGCTATCGGGGCCGTGGGCGGCGGGGTGGCGTACGCCGTCCTCGCCGCGCTCCCGGCCGTTCCCTTCGCCGCGGTGCTGGCCGTCCGGTTCGTGGAGGGCGCGTTCACCATCGGGGCCTTCTCGCTCGCCATCGCGACGCTGATGGACCTGGGCGGCGGGAACGGCCGCAACATGGGCGCGGCGGGCATCGCCATCGGCCTCGGGACCGGCCTCGGCGCGCCGCTCGGCGGCCAGCTGTACGGGCTGGGGCCGCGCGTCCCGCTGGCCGTCGCGGCCGTCCTGATGTTCGTCGTCGGGGTCGCGGCCCTCCGCCTGCGCGACCCCGAGCGCGCGGCCGGGGGCGCCCGGCCCGGCCCCCTCGACGCGCTCCGGACGGTCCGCGAGCGGCCGGCGCTCGGGGTGCCGTTCGCGTTCGGCTTCGCCGACCGCTTCACCGCCGGCTTCTTCGCGCTCGTCGGGGTGGCGTACTTCCAGAGCGAGTTCGGCCTCGGGCCGGCGGAGACGGGCCTGCTTCTGGGCGCCTTCTTCCTCCCGTTCGCGCTGTTGCAGTACCCGCTGGGCGCGCTCTCCGACCGGGTCGGCCGGGTCGGCCCGGTCGCGGCGGGGTCGTTCGCCTACGGCGTCGTCATCGTCGGGGTGTCGTTCGCGCCGACGCCCGCCCTCGCGGCCGTCGTGATGGCGCTGGTCGGCGCGTTCGGCGCGCTGTGTGCGCCGGCGACCCTCGCGCTCGTGAACGACCTCGCGGACGCGGAGGGGCGCGGGACGGCGACGGGCGGGTTCAACGTCGTCGGCTCGCTCGGCTTCCTCGCCGGGGTCGTGGGCGGCGGCCTGCTCGCCGACCGCCTCGGCTACGCGACCGCGTTCCTGGTCGCGGGCGGCGCGGAGATAGCCCTCGCGCTCGTGTTGTTGCCCGCGCTCCTCCGCATCGACGTGGAGCGCGTGGCGACGTTCGCGGGCGAGGACTGA
- the nucS gene encoding endonuclease NucS, translating to MDASVLVDPSPEAACEAVAAGIEAGEVVSVFGRCAVEYEGRASSTLGPGDRLLLLKPDGTALVHTEEGHQPVNWQPPGCDHAVAVEDGDLAVHSTRTTPEEELDVRFAAVAQVSRYAATDDSELALEGTEADLKRRVLDDPALVEAGFEPRATERETPAGAVDVYGVDADGNTVVVELKRRRVGPDAVGQLARYVEALRRDSHEGASVRGVLVAPSVTDRARELLAERGLEFVAVEPTA from the coding sequence ATGGACGCGAGCGTGCTCGTGGACCCCTCGCCCGAGGCCGCGTGCGAGGCCGTCGCGGCGGGCATCGAGGCGGGCGAGGTGGTGAGCGTCTTCGGCCGGTGTGCCGTCGAGTACGAGGGGCGCGCGAGTTCGACGCTCGGGCCGGGCGACCGCCTGCTCCTCCTCAAGCCGGACGGCACCGCGCTCGTCCACACCGAGGAGGGCCACCAGCCGGTGAACTGGCAGCCCCCGGGCTGTGACCACGCGGTCGCGGTCGAGGACGGCGACCTCGCCGTCCACAGCACGCGGACGACGCCCGAGGAGGAACTGGACGTGCGCTTCGCGGCCGTCGCGCAGGTGTCGCGCTACGCCGCGACGGACGACTCGGAACTCGCGCTGGAGGGGACCGAGGCGGACCTGAAACGCCGGGTGCTCGACGACCCGGCGCTCGTGGAGGCGGGGTTCGAGCCGCGCGCCACGGAGCGCGAGACGCCCGCCGGGGCGGTGGACGTGTACGGCGTCGACGCCGACGGGAACACGGTCGTCGTGGAGCTGAAACGCCGCCGGGTCGGTCCCGACGCCGTCGGCCAGTTGGCGCGGTACGTCGAGGCGCTCCGCCGGGACAGCCACGAGGGCGCGAGCGTCCGGGGCGTCCTCGTCGCTCCCTCCGTGACGGACCGCGCGCGGGAACTGCTCGCCGAGCGGGGGCTGGAGTTCGTCGCCGTCGAGCCGACCGCGTGA
- a CDS encoding DUF6735 family protein, which translates to MADRTLVAYRREAGYDLHYAHDGVAPDALSPSVPFGGASDRDLSRVRDRLAPLGIDLAPERGGTAVDPVPLATGLAWDEVVAGLDYRAYDRCLRVAADWTVERFLVCYFGLGDRGGAERDPAGDGALVPLTGDEEPYAVGWFEGVKSAVADAARCGLVDEAGARSYMAGRARAFAGDREAHVGL; encoded by the coding sequence ATGGCCGACCGCACCCTCGTCGCCTACCGCCGCGAGGCGGGCTACGACCTCCACTACGCGCACGACGGCGTCGCCCCCGACGCGCTCTCGCCGTCGGTCCCGTTCGGCGGGGCGAGCGACCGGGACCTCTCCCGCGTCCGCGACCGCCTCGCCCCGCTCGGCATCGACCTCGCGCCGGAGCGGGGCGGAACGGCCGTCGACCCCGTGCCGCTCGCGACGGGGCTCGCGTGGGACGAGGTCGTCGCCGGCCTCGACTACCGCGCGTACGACCGCTGTCTCCGGGTCGCGGCCGACTGGACGGTCGAGCGCTTCCTCGTCTGCTACTTCGGGCTGGGCGACCGCGGCGGCGCGGAGCGCGACCCGGCGGGCGACGGCGCGCTGGTGCCCCTGACCGGGGACGAGGAGCCGTACGCGGTCGGCTGGTTCGAGGGGGTGAAGTCCGCGGTCGCGGACGCGGCGCGCTGCGGGCTGGTGGACGAGGCCGGCGCGCGCTCGTACATGGCCGGGCGCGCCCGGGCGTTCGCGGGCGACCGGGAGGCACACGTCGGGCTTTAG
- a CDS encoding DUF6663 family protein produces the protein MEQTTTGTYRVLPGRDDDEWLLLDVESGDPTYVPRGDAPDLAVGNRVRADLAWRDGDPRVESAAVTDATRFRFVRTTETMFEAATRCWEGAVESGSGMNSRVTYGTDGDPNGVVYTFAKQPGQRDLFEEFRDGVKPLEPLLVRAAGGREAYEEGGVTDGADPPFETFVIDHGEEPFVAVYIVLDPDGFLAETVRDTYLDAGSGGGLADRL, from the coding sequence ATGGAGCAGACGACCACGGGGACCTACCGGGTGCTTCCCGGCCGCGACGACGACGAGTGGCTGTTGCTCGACGTCGAGAGCGGCGACCCGACGTACGTCCCCCGCGGCGACGCCCCGGACCTCGCGGTCGGCAACCGCGTCCGCGCCGACCTCGCGTGGCGCGACGGCGACCCCCGCGTCGAGTCGGCCGCGGTGACCGACGCCACCCGGTTCCGCTTCGTCCGCACGACCGAGACGATGTTCGAGGCCGCGACCCGCTGCTGGGAGGGGGCGGTCGAGAGCGGCAGCGGGATGAACTCCCGTGTCACCTACGGGACGGACGGCGACCCGAACGGCGTCGTCTACACGTTCGCGAAACAGCCGGGCCAGCGCGACCTGTTCGAGGAGTTCCGCGACGGCGTGAAGCCGCTCGAACCCCTGCTCGTGCGCGCCGCGGGCGGCCGTGAGGCGTACGAGGAGGGGGGCGTGACCGACGGGGCGGACCCGCCGTTCGAGACGTTCGTCATCGACCACGGGGAGGAGCCGTTCGTCGCCGTCTACATCGTCCTCGACCCGGACGGCTTCCTCGCGGAGACGGTGCGCGACACCTACCTCGACGCGGGGTCGGGCGGCGGCCTCGCCGACCGGCTCTGA
- a CDS encoding acyl-CoA thioesterase → MHDVWTTRVRFAETDAQGVVFYGNYLTYQDETFGQYLREVGRPWEEGDLDLHVVNTDVDYRAFAEFGDDLVCGIRAAEIRESSMTFAWECRHTDGTVCAEGTMTHVAVADGEPTRIPDDFREAVVAYQDEPPEPV, encoded by the coding sequence ATGCACGACGTGTGGACCACCCGCGTCCGGTTCGCGGAGACGGACGCGCAGGGGGTCGTCTTCTACGGGAACTACCTCACCTACCAGGACGAGACGTTCGGCCAGTACCTCCGCGAGGTCGGCCGCCCGTGGGAGGAGGGCGACCTCGACCTCCACGTCGTCAACACGGACGTGGACTACCGCGCGTTCGCGGAGTTCGGCGACGACCTCGTCTGCGGCATCCGGGCGGCCGAGATACGCGAGTCGTCGATGACGTTCGCGTGGGAGTGCCGGCACACGGACGGCACCGTCTGTGCGGAGGGGACGATGACGCACGTCGCCGTCGCGGACGGCGAACCCACCCGCATCCCGGACGACTTCCGCGAGGCGGTCGTCGCCTACCAGGACGAGCCGCCGGAGCCAGTGTAA
- a CDS encoding rubrerythrin family protein codes for MDGTDVVAAVREECATELDRLGSEKALVAATDAVLERDAVLDAAGAAEARARDTFSRWATDETDATARHAFDAIAGTEREHFERVAEHHPTTPEDPPLDGVHEYLDGLDDTAARVGAGLVGRPLVSSRSMLQVINFFVNEGANAEADLFRALRAETDDIVERGAELLDSVCDSEGDYERAREAAVRVVEIAYDEYATGLEGLGVDPKPVC; via the coding sequence ATGGACGGAACGGACGTCGTCGCCGCCGTGCGCGAGGAGTGTGCCACGGAACTCGACCGCCTCGGCTCCGAGAAGGCGCTCGTGGCCGCGACCGACGCGGTGCTGGAGCGCGACGCGGTGCTCGACGCCGCGGGGGCCGCCGAGGCGCGGGCCCGCGACACCTTCTCGCGGTGGGCGACCGACGAGACGGACGCGACGGCACGCCACGCGTTCGACGCCATCGCCGGCACGGAGCGCGAACACTTCGAGCGGGTCGCGGAACACCACCCGACGACGCCGGAGGACCCGCCGCTCGACGGCGTCCACGAGTACCTCGACGGGCTGGACGACACGGCGGCGCGCGTCGGCGCGGGCCTCGTCGGGCGGCCGCTCGTCTCCTCGCGGTCGATGCTGCAGGTCATCAACTTCTTCGTCAACGAGGGCGCGAACGCCGAGGCCGACCTGTTCCGGGCTCTCCGCGCCGAGACGGACGACATCGTGGAGCGGGGCGCGGAACTGCTGGACTCCGTGTGCGACTCGGAGGGGGACTACGAGCGCGCCCGCGAGGCGGCCGTCCGGGTGGTCGAGATCGCCTACGACGAGTACGCGACCGGGCTGGAGGGGCTCGGCGTCGACCCGAAGCCGGTCTGCTAG